The Verrucomicrobiia bacterium genome includes a window with the following:
- a CDS encoding ATP-binding protein: protein MNLSSLNARVSFQVKVLVPVIAVMVLLTSATIWLVNLRISAQFEEQAAAQLDKDHSIFTKLQANRIGNLLSKYRGISSDSRYRAFIQSAEDSQAWYNTTSPFLSSQVSENGATVATCTVSPDSSHGFASASLEPMLDLRQFQIRSGNAVGRAFGGQPATDTISVGPQIFNIVSVPVLGMEEQTGVVTFGVEIGQEVAQEMKQLKDSEILLLADGRVVASSLTQTSLYPELISRFNELSSLAASAKRTVTIKLVLDKKHYIAEAGRLDSFDGSTAAGYLMLSSYEESWAVLKATQQMLLAIGLLGIGLSTLIICVLIHKVTQPLRQLRDSAEAVGRGDYSKRVEVESRDEYGELATAFNRMTENIQTSNQELEKTVATLKSTQDQLIQSEKLSGIGEFVAGVAHELNNPLTSVMGFSELLQQGEMPEQQRRYLDMIFKSAKRCQKIVQSLLSFARRHAPERKVVCVNQIVESAVEILQYQMRTSNIEVFTQLDSHLPASEVDSHQMQQVFLNIINNARQAIEAQQTKGWLRVTTESAEGRVRVIFQDNGPGIAPENLKRIFNPFFTTKEVGKGTGLGLSLCYGIVSEHGGSITPHSEPGNGATFVIELPVANEVPTVAPKIVAPASAETAQEGVGKRVLVVDDEDAILQMIREALTRSGYRVDIAHDGESALRRLGQYHYDLALCDWKMPGLNGQQVYERLQESNPEMSRRLIFITGDMVNKNTQEFLQSRDKICLTKPFTLVEFRSAISRVLTAN, encoded by the coding sequence ATGAATTTGTCATCCCTTAACGCGCGCGTCAGCTTTCAGGTGAAGGTTTTGGTGCCGGTCATCGCCGTGATGGTGTTGTTGACGAGCGCGACCATTTGGCTAGTGAACCTGCGTATCAGCGCGCAATTTGAAGAGCAGGCGGCGGCGCAACTCGATAAGGATCATTCCATCTTTACGAAACTTCAAGCCAATCGCATCGGCAATTTGCTTTCCAAATATCGTGGCATCAGTAGTGATTCGCGTTACCGGGCGTTCATCCAATCGGCTGAGGATTCGCAAGCGTGGTACAACACGACAAGCCCCTTTCTCTCCAGCCAAGTCAGCGAAAATGGAGCCACGGTGGCGACCTGCACGGTGAGCCCGGACAGTTCACACGGTTTCGCGAGCGCGAGTCTGGAACCGATGCTGGACCTGCGACAATTTCAAATCCGCAGCGGCAACGCCGTTGGACGCGCCTTTGGCGGTCAGCCGGCGACGGATACCATCAGCGTCGGCCCGCAGATTTTTAACATCGTGTCCGTGCCGGTTCTTGGGATGGAAGAGCAAACGGGCGTGGTGACATTTGGCGTGGAGATCGGCCAGGAAGTTGCCCAGGAAATGAAGCAACTCAAGGACAGCGAAATTCTATTGCTGGCTGATGGACGCGTCGTTGCTTCGAGCCTCACTCAAACGAGCTTGTACCCTGAATTGATTTCACGTTTTAACGAACTGTCGTCGCTCGCCGCCTCCGCGAAAAGGACGGTTACGATCAAACTCGTGCTCGACAAAAAACATTATATCGCCGAAGCCGGGCGGCTGGATTCGTTCGATGGCAGCACGGCGGCCGGTTATCTGATGCTTTCGTCCTATGAAGAGTCGTGGGCGGTCTTGAAGGCGACACAACAAATGTTGCTGGCGATCGGCCTGCTCGGCATCGGCCTGAGCACATTGATTATTTGCGTTCTGATTCATAAAGTGACCCAGCCGTTGCGGCAGTTGCGCGACAGCGCAGAGGCGGTCGGACGCGGTGATTATTCGAAGCGTGTGGAAGTGGAATCGCGGGATGAATATGGGGAACTGGCCACGGCGTTTAATCGGATGACCGAAAACATCCAGACCTCCAACCAGGAACTTGAAAAAACCGTCGCCACGCTCAAATCCACGCAGGACCAGTTGATTCAAAGCGAGAAACTTTCCGGCATCGGCGAATTCGTGGCGGGTGTGGCGCATGAATTGAATAATCCGCTGACTTCGGTGATGGGTTTTTCCGAATTGTTGCAGCAGGGCGAAATGCCTGAGCAGCAACGCCGCTATCTCGACATGATTTTTAAGAGCGCCAAGCGTTGCCAGAAGATTGTGCAAAGTTTGTTGAGCTTCGCGCGACGTCACGCGCCCGAGCGCAAGGTGGTTTGCGTGAACCAGATCGTCGAGTCCGCGGTGGAGATTTTGCAATACCAGATGCGCACGAGCAATATTGAGGTTTTCACGCAACTGGATTCGCACCTGCCCGCGAGCGAAGTGGATTCACACCAGATGCAGCAAGTGTTTCTCAATATCATCAATAATGCGCGTCAGGCCATCGAGGCGCAACAAACCAAGGGCTGGTTGCGCGTGACGACGGAATCGGCTGAGGGACGCGTGCGCGTTATTTTCCAGGACAACGGCCCGGGCATCGCGCCGGAAAATTTGAAGCGCATTTTCAATCCATTTTTCACAACGAAAGAAGTGGGCAAGGGGACCGGGCTTGGCTTGAGTTTGTGCTATGGAATCGTCAGCGAGCATGGCGGCAGCATCACGCCGCATAGCGAACCCGGCAACGGCGCGACCTTCGTGATCGAATTGCCCGTGGCGAACGAAGTGCCCACGGTCGCTCCCAAAATCGTGGCGCCCGCGAGCGCGGAAACGGCGCAGGAAGGCGTGGGCAAACGTGTGCTCGTGGTGGACGATGAAGACGCGATTTTGCAGATGATCCGCGAGGCGTTAACGCGGAGTGGCTATCGGGTGGACATCGCGCACGATGGTGAATCCGCCTTGCGCCGCCTCGGCCAATATCATTATGACCTCGCGTTGTGCGATTGGAAAATGCCGGGCCTCAACGGCCAGCAGGTCTATGAGCGTTTGCAGGAATCGAATCCTGAAATGTCGCGGCGATTGATTTTCATCACCGGCGACATGGTGAACAAAAATACGCAGGAATTTTTGCAGTCGCGCGACAAGATCTGCCTTACCAAGCCGTTCACGCTGGTCGAGTTTCGCTCGGCCATCAGCCGCGTGTTGACGGCGAATTAA
- a CDS encoding carboxypeptidase regulatory-like domain-containing protein → MKTDLLCFLFTLGFVTAANAGTITGSVHAEGKAGADEANCAPGTYDSRAYKFAQRVDYGAMHDFVVYIEGDLGTNLPAAPTSPVKIATKKVAQHKAMFSPHVLPIMKGTVVEWPNDDDIFHNVFSFSEIQPFDLGLYKGHEAKPVTFNTPGRVDVFCSIHSSMNCVVLVLENPYFASTDAKGRYVISSVPAGTYKLKAWHERLPSQRKEIIVPEKGEVKMDFTLGIEGLPKL, encoded by the coding sequence TTTGCTTTTTGTTTACGCTGGGTTTTGTGACCGCGGCTAACGCTGGCACGATCACCGGCAGCGTTCACGCGGAGGGCAAAGCGGGCGCGGACGAGGCGAATTGCGCACCCGGCACGTACGACAGCCGCGCCTATAAATTTGCTCAGCGCGTGGATTACGGCGCGATGCATGATTTCGTCGTGTATATCGAAGGCGATCTCGGCACCAACCTGCCCGCCGCGCCCACGTCGCCGGTTAAGATCGCGACCAAAAAAGTCGCGCAGCATAAGGCGATGTTTTCTCCGCACGTTTTGCCGATCATGAAGGGCACGGTCGTCGAATGGCCGAATGACGATGATATTTTTCACAACGTATTTTCATTCTCGGAAATTCAGCCGTTCGACCTAGGATTATATAAAGGCCATGAAGCCAAACCGGTGACCTTTAATACTCCAGGGCGCGTGGATGTTTTTTGTTCCATCCATTCCAGCATGAACTGTGTCGTGCTGGTATTGGAAAATCCCTACTTCGCGAGCACGGATGCGAAGGGGCGTTATGTCATCTCCAGTGTCCCCGCCGGGACTTATAAACTCAAGGCGTGGCACGAGCGCCTGCCGAGCCAGCGCAAAGAAATCATCGTGCCGGAAAAGGGAGAGGTGAAAATGGATTTCACTCTTGGCATCGAAGGGTTGCCAAAACTCTGA